A stretch of Chryseobacterium viscerum DNA encodes these proteins:
- a CDS encoding putative porin, whose product MKYILFILFSLSFVAKAQVVNKADTKPQPKKEDTLVIDSGKKDSLKIFKPTINDYQYQTQFSEKKVFDTVMTFDKTYIFSQQNNKDNFGRVQTANIGSGFNPLVFEVNDEQNLSLLPSNKSYMIIGANDVKYYDVKTPTASFVYHNAMRNGAALTSTYTQNIGKRFNFALEYMGLRSQGLYRNSLAANNNTLFSGHYISKSGNYEIFAHYLHQNVNNQESGGITEDNLFMNGDSNYSNRQNAQVNLASSSSQFSYRRYYLSHQFTPFNSGKFPFSIKHIISHQGNKYYYNQTALESYWYDAPTELVDGFPLTTKKYSENFSNTVSLIFNNEKFKLDAGVRYQMIKLGIRDVVALNGVPFPGELKENRIGAVGNLQVKLWDKIQLNSFLEFSNGSQFKSYLKTTNNLKFEPIKDYFVNAKVNFQSAYPSFNYLLNTSVYNNFNYYLENAKNQSVMEVGGSINLKWFKTEIFANYFRIDNYTYFDSNGSPKQSDNSVNISQIGGDATFSFNKFHLNTRVHFQNTLTNKELLPMPGFIGRANFFYQTQAFKKAAEIQAGIKVYYFSKFASRDYFPVLNEYILPRADSFSIGGQPIADIYINMKVKKMFFFIEGQQIGTVISNNKAYAFPHYPVYDFRLNIGIVWYLFN is encoded by the coding sequence ATGAAGTACATCCTTTTCATACTCTTCTCTTTAAGTTTTGTAGCCAAAGCGCAGGTCGTTAATAAAGCTGATACAAAGCCTCAACCTAAAAAAGAAGATACTCTTGTGATAGATTCCGGGAAAAAAGATTCCCTGAAAATTTTCAAGCCTACTATTAATGATTATCAGTATCAGACCCAGTTTTCTGAAAAGAAAGTTTTTGATACCGTAATGACTTTTGATAAAACCTATATCTTTTCACAACAAAATAATAAGGATAACTTTGGAAGAGTACAGACTGCCAATATAGGATCTGGATTCAATCCGTTGGTATTTGAGGTAAATGACGAACAGAATCTTTCCTTACTGCCATCCAATAAATCTTATATGATCATTGGGGCAAATGATGTGAAATACTATGACGTAAAAACTCCTACCGCTTCATTTGTATATCATAATGCAATGCGAAACGGTGCGGCTTTAACCTCTACTTACACTCAAAATATTGGGAAAAGATTCAATTTTGCTCTTGAATATATGGGACTTCGTTCTCAGGGACTTTACAGAAATTCATTAGCTGCGAATAATAATACTCTATTTTCAGGGCACTATATTTCAAAAAGCGGAAACTATGAAATCTTCGCACACTATCTTCACCAGAATGTAAACAATCAGGAAAGTGGAGGTATTACCGAGGATAATCTGTTCATGAATGGTGACAGTAATTATAGTAACAGGCAAAATGCTCAGGTAAACCTGGCATCCAGCAGCTCACAGTTTTCTTACAGAAGATACTACCTGAGCCACCAGTTTACGCCATTCAATTCCGGGAAATTTCCATTCAGTATAAAACATATTATTTCTCATCAAGGGAATAAATATTACTATAATCAGACAGCGCTGGAATCTTATTGGTATGATGCTCCTACTGAACTGGTTGATGGTTTCCCATTGACCACAAAAAAATATTCTGAAAACTTCAGCAATACGGTAAGCTTGATTTTTAATAATGAAAAATTCAAATTGGATGCTGGTGTACGTTATCAGATGATCAAATTGGGAATAAGAGATGTTGTTGCCCTTAATGGCGTTCCTTTTCCTGGTGAGCTTAAAGAAAACAGAATCGGAGCTGTAGGAAATCTGCAGGTAAAACTTTGGGACAAAATTCAATTGAACTCATTCCTGGAATTTTCAAACGGAAGCCAGTTTAAAAGCTACCTGAAAACAACCAACAATCTGAAGTTCGAGCCTATTAAAGATTATTTCGTTAATGCTAAAGTGAATTTCCAAAGTGCTTATCCTTCATTTAATTACTTATTGAACACTTCTGTTTACAACAATTTCAATTATTATCTTGAAAATGCAAAGAATCAGTCTGTAATGGAAGTGGGAGGAAGCATCAATCTGAAATGGTTTAAAACAGAGATTTTCGCCAACTATTTCAGAATAGATAACTATACTTATTTTGACAGTAACGGAAGCCCGAAGCAAAGTGATAATTCTGTGAATATCTCTCAAATAGGGGGCGATGCTACATTCAGCTTCAATAAATTCCATCTGAATACGAGGGTGCATTTCCAAAATACTTTAACGAATAAAGAATTGCTTCCTATGCCAGGCTTTATTGGGAGAGCCAATTTCTTCTATCAGACACAGGCATTCAAAAAAGCAGCAGAAATTCAGGCAGGTATTAAAGTATATTACTTCTCTAAATTTGCGTCAAGAGATTATTTTCCTGTTCTTAATGAATATATCCTTCCAAGAGCAGATTCATTTTCAATTGGAGGGCAGCCTATTGCCGATATCTATATCAATATGAAGGTGAAAAAGATGTTCTTTTTCATAGAAGGTCAGCAGATAGGAACTGTTATTTCCAATAACAAAGCATATGCATTTCCACATTATCCGGTATATGATTTCAGACTGAACATCGGGATCGTGTGGTATTTGTTCAACTAA
- the bshC gene encoding bacillithiol biosynthesis cysteine-adding enzyme BshC: MKTINKISFNDIESIPQLVKDFLNQKIEGFENNTFSLDHFKQQIHLKKDSFSSGKREILSEVLEGQLSSLSLSSKQKENLENLKQPNTFTITTGHQLNLFSGPVFFVYKILQTIKTCTYLKENFPDFNFVPVYWMASEDHDFAEINHFKTENNYYETNEKSGGPVGRIEISDTYFISEFEKEFKDSIFGTELILMMKEAYKTGNTLTEAIKILVNRLFSEFGLLILDGDSKELKNQMKEVFKDELLHFSLQKTSKKKVDFLTGKYGKVQVNPREINLFYLSETRDRIEFNGQKYIIVDKPIQFTEEEILAELENHPEKFSPNALMRPVYQENVLPNLAYIGGNAEIMYWLELKDYFSKIATPFPILIPRNSMLFLKEKTLGKIEKLNLKIEDFFQNFTVLTNQKILKDNPILQLLDEKEELLINSFSALRTSAETTEKSFGNMVKAEEVRQLKSFKRMKKRLLHAEKIKQNELLERLENLFLDVHPAKTWQERVYNFSVFFSDYGYSWLENCLEEMVVQDSKLIIVAI, from the coding sequence TTGAAAACAATAAATAAAATATCATTCAACGATATAGAAAGCATTCCTCAATTGGTAAAAGATTTTTTAAATCAGAAAATTGAGGGTTTTGAAAATAATACATTTTCTTTAGATCATTTTAAACAACAGATTCATTTGAAAAAAGACTCTTTCTCATCAGGGAAGAGAGAAATTTTATCTGAAGTATTAGAAGGCCAGCTTTCGAGCCTCTCACTTTCTTCAAAACAGAAAGAAAATCTTGAGAATCTTAAACAGCCAAATACATTTACCATTACAACAGGACATCAGCTGAACCTGTTTTCGGGACCTGTTTTCTTTGTCTATAAAATTCTTCAGACCATAAAGACATGTACCTATCTGAAAGAAAATTTCCCGGATTTTAATTTTGTTCCGGTATATTGGATGGCTTCAGAAGATCATGATTTTGCCGAGATCAATCATTTTAAAACCGAAAATAATTATTACGAGACTAATGAGAAGTCCGGCGGTCCGGTAGGAAGAATTGAGATCAGTGATACCTATTTTATTTCTGAATTTGAAAAAGAATTCAAAGATTCCATTTTTGGAACCGAGCTGATCTTAATGATGAAGGAAGCTTATAAAACAGGAAACACTTTAACGGAGGCTATTAAGATTCTAGTTAATCGTCTTTTTTCAGAATTCGGACTTTTGATTCTGGATGGAGATTCTAAAGAGCTTAAAAATCAGATGAAGGAGGTATTTAAAGATGAACTTCTTCATTTCAGTTTACAGAAAACTTCTAAGAAGAAAGTAGATTTTCTGACGGGAAAATATGGAAAAGTGCAGGTAAATCCTCGTGAAATTAACCTTTTCTACCTTTCTGAAACCAGAGATAGAATAGAATTTAACGGACAGAAATATATCATCGTAGATAAACCCATTCAGTTTACAGAAGAAGAAATACTGGCTGAATTGGAAAATCATCCGGAAAAATTCAGTCCCAATGCTTTAATGCGTCCCGTGTATCAGGAAAATGTACTTCCGAATCTGGCTTATATCGGAGGAAATGCCGAAATCATGTACTGGCTGGAGCTGAAAGATTATTTCTCAAAAATTGCTACTCCTTTTCCTATTCTTATTCCAAGAAACTCAATGCTTTTCCTGAAAGAGAAAACATTAGGGAAAATTGAGAAACTGAATCTTAAAATAGAAGATTTTTTCCAGAACTTCACAGTACTTACCAATCAGAAGATTTTAAAAGATAATCCGATTTTACAATTGCTCGACGAGAAAGAAGAGTTGCTGATCAACAGTTTTTCAGCGTTGAGGACTTCAGCAGAAACCACTGAGAAATCTTTTGGAAATATGGTGAAGGCAGAAGAAGTAAGACAATTGAAGTCTTTCAAAAGAATGAAAAAACGTCTGCTCCATGCTGAAAAAATAAAACAAAATGAATTGCTGGAAAGACTTGAAAATCTGTTTTTAGATGTTCATCCCGCCAAAACATGGCAGGAGAGAGTTTATAATTTTAGTGTATTCTTTTCAGATTATGGCTATTCGTGGCTTGAAAATTGTTTGGAAGAAATGGTGGTTCAAGATTCCAAATTAATAATTGTTGCCATTTAA
- a CDS encoding GYDIA family GHMP kinase encodes MNAIFSPGKLMLTSEYFAIDGALVLAVPTKLGQEFFFEEKEDGKSLIYWEAYHQNKLWLKAVIDYKNWQILETNIPSNAEFIVKTLKNVQQLSITKFKTNLTYQLKTNLQFPADYGLGSSSTLMNNLAEWAEIDPFHLNTISLGGSGYDIAVAKEKSAVLFQSKPEIKYEKVDFNPSFKNELIFIHLNQKQDSREGINFYKSKKKSPELVDEFSDITKKIMLCNELECFSELMMIHEHKIADFLEISTVKEKIFSDCPSFVKSLGAWGGDFVMSAKFGDYKNYFWEKGFPTVFEWENIINL; translated from the coding sequence ATGAACGCGATATTTTCACCGGGCAAGCTTATGCTTACTTCAGAATATTTCGCAATCGATGGAGCTCTTGTCTTAGCGGTACCTACCAAGCTGGGACAAGAGTTTTTCTTTGAAGAAAAAGAAGATGGAAAGTCACTTATTTATTGGGAAGCTTATCATCAAAACAAATTATGGTTGAAAGCTGTTATTGATTATAAAAATTGGCAGATCTTAGAAACCAACATTCCATCAAACGCTGAGTTTATTGTCAAAACATTAAAGAATGTTCAGCAGCTTTCTATTACTAAATTCAAGACCAACCTTACCTATCAGTTAAAGACTAACCTTCAGTTTCCTGCAGACTATGGTCTTGGGAGCAGTTCTACTTTGATGAATAATCTTGCAGAATGGGCCGAGATTGATCCTTTTCATCTGAATACGATTAGTTTAGGAGGAAGTGGATATGATATAGCGGTAGCAAAAGAAAAATCCGCAGTTCTTTTCCAGAGTAAACCTGAGATTAAATATGAGAAGGTAGATTTCAATCCTTCGTTTAAAAATGAACTGATTTTTATTCACTTAAATCAGAAGCAGGATAGCAGAGAAGGAATCAACTTTTATAAATCAAAAAAGAAGTCTCCGGAATTGGTTGATGAATTTTCAGATATCACAAAGAAAATAATGTTATGCAATGAATTGGAATGTTTTTCTGAATTAATGATGATTCATGAGCATAAAATTGCTGATTTCCTTGAAATTTCCACAGTTAAAGAAAAAATATTCTCAGATTGCCCTTCCTTTGTCAAAAGTTTAGGTGCATGGGGAGGAGATTTTGTAATGAGTGCCAAATTTGGGGACTATAAGAACTATTTTTGGGAGAAAGGTTTTCCTACTGTTTTTGAGTGGGAAAATATAATCAATTTATAA
- a CDS encoding type II 3-dehydroquinate dehydratase, giving the protein MKILIINGPNLNLLGTREPEIYGTVSMESYMEILKSEFQSHELKYYQSNIEGELINRLQEDDFDAVVINPGAFTHYSYAIADCLKNIRKPKVEVHISNIYKREEFRQKSVTAANTDAVLSGFGMDGYRLAILSLK; this is encoded by the coding sequence ATGAAAATTTTAATTATAAACGGACCTAACCTCAACCTGTTAGGCACCAGAGAACCTGAAATCTATGGAACTGTTTCTATGGAAAGCTATATGGAAATTTTAAAATCCGAGTTTCAGTCTCATGAATTAAAATATTACCAGTCGAATATTGAAGGAGAGCTTATCAACAGACTTCAGGAAGATGATTTTGATGCTGTAGTGATTAATCCGGGAGCTTTTACCCATTATTCTTATGCCATTGCTGACTGTTTGAAAAACATCAGAAAACCAAAAGTAGAAGTTCACATCAGCAATATTTATAAAAGAGAGGAATTCAGACAGAAGTCTGTGACGGCAGCTAATACGGATGCAGTTTTATCCGGCTTTGGAATGGATGGATATAGGCTGGCCATACTGAGTTTGAAGTAA
- a CDS encoding DUF4843 domain-containing protein produces the protein MKILKYLSIPLFALMISACSERDDAVYDGDNFVSFGAESSEATVVKGTTSREVAVVYTTLSEARQNTEVKIAVDAANSTAVEGVDFKILNKTDNLPAGQKVGSFKVQLLESGALETQKVITFKISSSVPNATFNQTHTLKYSLECPFNMSGFTGTYKVVTDTWEDYSPGDLITIQPGPAANQFKILSTNNPYISNPTTSYMLVTVQNNGSITVASNQAFSYGGSTGNMNISGTGTVNFCTSGINISALTFSGNAGTSSGNKFVLVKN, from the coding sequence ATGAAAATTTTAAAATATTTAAGTATTCCCCTTTTTGCATTAATGATCTCTGCTTGTTCAGAGAGAGACGATGCAGTATATGACGGTGATAATTTTGTGAGTTTTGGTGCTGAAAGCTCTGAGGCAACAGTAGTAAAAGGAACAACATCTAGAGAGGTTGCAGTAGTATATACCACTTTAAGTGAAGCAAGGCAAAATACAGAAGTAAAAATTGCTGTTGATGCCGCTAATTCTACAGCAGTAGAAGGTGTTGATTTTAAGATTCTAAATAAAACGGATAATCTTCCTGCTGGACAAAAGGTTGGAAGCTTTAAAGTACAATTATTAGAAAGTGGTGCTTTGGAAACACAAAAAGTGATTACTTTTAAGATTTCTTCGTCAGTGCCTAATGCTACGTTCAATCAAACTCACACATTGAAATATTCATTAGAATGTCCATTTAATATGTCAGGTTTCACTGGAACGTATAAGGTTGTAACAGATACTTGGGAAGATTATTCACCAGGAGATCTAATTACTATACAGCCAGGTCCTGCCGCTAACCAATTTAAGATATTGTCAACCAACAATCCTTATATTAGCAACCCGACTACATCTTACATGCTTGTTACTGTTCAGAATAATGGTAGTATCACAGTAGCTTCCAATCAAGCTTTTAGTTATGGAGGATCTACGGGTAATATGAATATATCTGGTACAGGGACAGTTAACTTTTGTACTAGTGGTATAAATATTTCTGCTCTTACTTTCTCAGGTAATGCAGGTACTTCTAGTGGTAATAAATTTGTCTTAGTGAAAAACTAA
- the pckA gene encoding phosphoenolpyruvate carboxykinase (ATP) gives MKNTKIIQDLEKLGIKGNYEVVYNPSYEELYQAEVSSENQGFEKAELTESGAVSVKTGIFTGRSPKDRYIVQDDVTRDTIFWDGKVNLPTTAEIFGSCKELVLNQLAESKKIYVVDTFCGTNADTRLKVRFIVEVAWQAHFVTNMFIRPSHYELENFGEPDFTVINGSKTINPNWEAQGLNSENFIMFNLTEKLQIIGGTWYGGEMKKGMFAMMNYYLPLKGMASMHCSANVGEKGDVALFFGLSGTGKTTLSADPKRYLIGDDEHGWDNNGVFNYEGGCYAKVIDLSEEKEPDIFAAIKRDALLENVVVNNGVADYTDGSITENTRVSYPIYHINKIVLPSKAGHAKKIVYLSADAFGVLPPVSILNEDQAQYHFLCGYTSKLAGTERGITEPQPSFSPAFGEAFLTLHPTMYSKTLIGKMQEHGAKAYLVNTGWNGTGKRISLKDTRAIIDAIIDGSIDNAPKTQVPIMNLEIPTELPNVSTGILDPRETYESASEWEEKAKDLAARYIKNFEQYCDTEEGKKLVASGPQLQEQTI, from the coding sequence ATGAAAAACACTAAAATCATCCAGGATTTAGAGAAATTGGGGATTAAAGGAAACTATGAAGTAGTGTATAATCCTTCTTATGAAGAATTATACCAGGCTGAAGTTTCTTCTGAAAATCAGGGATTTGAGAAAGCTGAACTTACAGAATCTGGCGCGGTATCAGTAAAAACAGGAATTTTCACAGGTCGTTCACCTAAAGACAGATATATTGTTCAGGATGATGTTACAAGAGATACAATTTTCTGGGATGGTAAAGTAAACTTACCTACTACCGCAGAAATTTTCGGTTCTTGTAAAGAACTAGTGCTGAACCAGCTTGCTGAATCTAAAAAGATTTATGTAGTAGATACATTCTGCGGAACGAATGCAGATACGAGACTTAAAGTAAGATTTATTGTTGAAGTAGCATGGCAGGCGCATTTTGTTACTAATATGTTCATTCGTCCTTCTCACTATGAGCTTGAAAACTTTGGAGAGCCTGATTTCACAGTAATCAACGGTTCTAAAACAATAAACCCGAACTGGGAAGCTCAAGGACTGAATTCTGAAAACTTTATCATGTTCAACCTTACTGAAAAACTACAGATCATCGGAGGTACATGGTACGGAGGTGAAATGAAAAAAGGAATGTTTGCCATGATGAATTATTACCTTCCATTAAAAGGTATGGCTTCAATGCACTGTTCCGCTAACGTAGGAGAAAAAGGCGACGTTGCTTTATTCTTTGGTCTTTCAGGAACAGGAAAAACTACTTTGTCTGCAGATCCGAAAAGATACCTTATCGGTGATGATGAACATGGTTGGGATAACAACGGAGTATTCAACTATGAAGGTGGATGCTATGCTAAAGTTATCGACTTATCTGAAGAAAAAGAACCGGATATCTTCGCTGCAATCAAGAGAGATGCTCTTCTTGAAAACGTTGTTGTGAACAATGGAGTAGCAGATTATACAGACGGATCTATTACAGAAAATACAAGGGTTTCTTATCCAATCTATCATATCAACAAAATTGTTTTGCCTTCTAAAGCAGGTCATGCTAAGAAGATTGTTTATCTTTCAGCAGATGCGTTCGGGGTACTTCCTCCGGTTTCCATCTTGAATGAAGACCAGGCTCAGTATCACTTCCTTTGCGGTTATACATCTAAATTAGCCGGAACAGAAAGAGGAATTACAGAACCTCAGCCATCTTTCTCACCAGCATTTGGTGAAGCATTCCTTACATTACACCCAACAATGTATTCTAAAACATTGATCGGTAAAATGCAGGAGCACGGAGCTAAAGCTTATTTGGTGAATACAGGTTGGAATGGTACAGGAAAGAGAATTTCTCTGAAAGATACAAGAGCAATCATTGATGCCATCATTGATGGTTCTATCGATAATGCTCCTAAAACTCAGGTTCCAATCATGAACCTTGAGATTCCTACTGAATTACCAAACGTTTCTACAGGTATTTTAGATCCTAGAGAGACTTACGAAAGTGCTTCAGAATGGGAAGAAAAAGCAAAAGATCTTGCTGCAAGATATATCAAAAACTTTGAGCAGTACTGTGATACTGAAGAAGGTAAGAAGTTAGTGGCTTCAGGACCTCAGTTACAGGAACAAACTATCTAA
- a CDS encoding LysM peptidoglycan-binding domain-containing protein, which yields MIKRFFILSSLCMVLGVSAQKSHTVVQGDNPYNIARKYGMTVDELLKLNPKHKDGKLAIGDVLTIKSDKTATPVVTKTAPVEKVTSSTSTSSTGKIVLQPKQTIYGITKQYRISETDLRKLNPELDSHMKIGDEITLPLASIKKYGGTQQTVTAEKHAEPAVEKNITTITPTTVTTAVEGESYVIQAKDNYYRITKQFGISQQDLFALNPGLEEKGLKPGETIKIKTSNTNTNTDNAAETTNPKAKMDSGNEKSTISSNVAAGDDYVTYTVQQGDTVFSIVNKFGVSIDELIALNPDLSHGLKTGMVLKIKKQDAAYIKKNGDALSVILMLPFGYSTNETQYRAMALDFLTGAKLAIERNARGGQKLDIKIVDSGNEASFKNSLTQINPDNTDLIIGPFFKSNVIDVLDFTKNQKIPIVAPFANTPELYNYSNLIIVETNNQTYADKIVEEVKGIYSDQKIYVVADAKKENANYIKAGLEKAVKNPNIIIVNSPADIQPDQNMMTGQSAPVIAILANDDNAAGDAFANRIIAISKEVQGVKAFSMFYSPTFEKKVDELSQASLVYLMDRKINTDGSFEKEILAAYKSKYCKTPPKYAIVGFDVVNDMLTRENKKGEIFKQMNKVQTQLATKFEFVKSKANGAYVNTGYRVIRLVP from the coding sequence ATGATAAAGAGGTTTTTTATTCTATCCAGTTTATGTATGGTTTTGGGAGTTTCAGCCCAAAAATCACATACGGTTGTGCAAGGTGATAATCCTTACAACATTGCAAGAAAGTATGGAATGACTGTAGATGAATTGCTGAAGCTAAACCCAAAACATAAAGATGGCAAACTGGCTATCGGAGATGTTTTAACCATAAAATCTGATAAAACAGCCACTCCGGTTGTCACAAAAACAGCTCCGGTAGAAAAAGTAACTTCAAGTACAAGTACTTCTTCAACAGGTAAAATTGTTTTGCAGCCAAAGCAAACGATTTATGGCATCACAAAACAATACAGAATTTCTGAAACCGATTTGAGAAAACTGAATCCTGAACTGGATTCTCATATGAAAATCGGAGATGAAATTACTTTGCCTCTTGCCAGCATCAAAAAATATGGAGGCACTCAACAGACTGTAACAGCAGAAAAACATGCTGAACCCGCTGTAGAAAAAAACATAACGACAATTACACCTACAACAGTTACCACTGCTGTAGAAGGAGAATCTTATGTGATCCAGGCTAAAGATAATTATTACAGAATTACAAAACAGTTTGGAATCAGCCAGCAGGACCTTTTTGCTTTAAATCCAGGACTGGAAGAAAAAGGACTTAAACCTGGTGAAACCATTAAAATAAAAACATCCAATACTAATACAAATACGGATAACGCTGCTGAGACCACAAATCCAAAAGCAAAAATGGATTCAGGGAACGAGAAATCGACGATCTCTTCCAATGTTGCTGCAGGAGACGATTATGTAACCTATACCGTTCAGCAGGGAGATACTGTATTTTCCATCGTTAATAAATTCGGTGTTTCGATAGATGAACTTATTGCTCTTAACCCGGACCTTTCTCATGGGTTGAAAACCGGAATGGTTTTAAAGATCAAAAAACAGGATGCAGCATACATTAAGAAAAACGGTGACGCCCTTAGTGTGATCCTAATGCTTCCATTTGGGTACAGTACAAACGAAACCCAGTACAGAGCAATGGCACTTGACTTTTTAACAGGGGCTAAACTTGCTATTGAAAGGAATGCCAGAGGTGGACAGAAACTGGATATCAAAATAGTAGATTCAGGAAACGAAGCATCATTCAAAAACTCTTTGACACAGATTAATCCTGATAATACAGATCTTATTATTGGTCCATTCTTTAAATCTAATGTAATTGATGTTCTTGATTTTACCAAAAATCAGAAAATCCCGATTGTAGCACCATTTGCCAACACTCCGGAACTATATAACTACAGTAATCTGATTATCGTTGAAACGAATAATCAGACATATGCGGATAAGATTGTAGAAGAAGTAAAAGGAATTTATTCTGACCAAAAAATATATGTAGTGGCAGATGCTAAGAAAGAAAATGCCAATTACATTAAAGCAGGGCTTGAAAAAGCTGTGAAAAACCCTAATATTATTATTGTCAACTCACCAGCAGATATTCAGCCAGATCAGAATATGATGACAGGTCAGTCTGCACCGGTTATTGCCATTTTGGCGAATGATGATAATGCAGCAGGAGATGCTTTTGCCAACAGAATCATAGCTATTTCTAAAGAAGTACAGGGAGTAAAAGCATTCAGTATGTTTTATTCTCCAACTTTTGAGAAAAAAGTTGACGAGCTGAGCCAGGCCAGCCTGGTATATCTGATGGATAGAAAGATCAATACAGATGGCAGCTTTGAAAAAGAAATTCTGGCTGCTTACAAAAGCAAATACTGTAAAACTCCTCCAAAATATGCTATCGTAGGTTTTGATGTAGTAAACGACATGTTAACCAGAGAAAATAAAAAAGGCGAGATCTTCAAGCAGATGAATAAAGTTCAGACTCAGCTTGCTACAAAATTTGAGTTTGTAAAATCTAAAGCTAACGGTGCTTATGTAAACACTGGTTACAGAGTAATCAGGCTGGTACCTTAA
- the fabD gene encoding ACP S-malonyltransferase, translated as MKALVFPGQGSQFVGMGKELYDSRKDIKDLMESANEILGFDILSIMFNGTDADLKKTEVTQPSIFIHSVAALKAVNGLGAEMVAGHSLGEFSALVANGVLSFDDGLKLVSERAKAMQDACDANPSSMAAILGLDDAKVEEICAQISGIVVPANYNCPGQLVISGETPAVEEACAKLKEAGAKRALLLPVNGAFHSPLMQPAQERLAAAIEKTKFRKATIPVYQNITTTAVTNPDEIKQNLIAQLTGPVKWTQSVQNMIKDGASNFVEVGPGKTLQGLIKKIDGSVDAASAI; from the coding sequence ATGAAAGCACTTGTATTTCCAGGGCAGGGTTCTCAGTTCGTAGGAATGGGAAAAGAATTGTATGATTCTAGAAAAGATATTAAAGATCTGATGGAATCTGCCAATGAAATTTTAGGTTTCGACATTCTTTCCATTATGTTTAACGGAACGGACGCGGATCTTAAAAAAACAGAGGTTACCCAGCCTTCAATATTTATACATTCAGTAGCAGCATTAAAAGCCGTAAACGGTCTTGGTGCTGAAATGGTTGCAGGACACTCTTTAGGAGAGTTTTCAGCTTTGGTTGCCAATGGAGTTCTGTCCTTTGATGACGGTTTGAAATTAGTTTCCGAAAGAGCAAAAGCTATGCAGGACGCTTGTGATGCCAATCCAAGCTCTATGGCAGCTATCTTAGGATTAGATGATGCTAAGGTTGAAGAAATCTGTGCACAGATCAGCGGAATTGTTGTTCCTGCAAATTATAACTGTCCAGGACAATTGGTGATCTCAGGAGAAACACCTGCAGTAGAAGAAGCTTGTGCAAAACTGAAAGAAGCGGGTGCTAAAAGAGCATTGTTATTACCGGTAAACGGAGCCTTCCATTCACCATTGATGCAGCCTGCACAAGAAAGACTGGCAGCAGCAATCGAAAAAACAAAATTCAGAAAAGCAACTATTCCAGTATACCAGAATATCACTACAACAGCAGTAACGAATCCTGACGAGATCAAACAAAACCTGATCGCTCAGCTTACCGGTCCTGTAAAATGGACACAGTCTGTTCAGAATATGATTAAAGATGGTGCATCCAACTTCGTAGAAGTAGGACCAGGAAAAACCCTTCAGGGATTGATCAAAAAAATTGACGGATCAGTAGATGCTGCTTCTGCAATCTAA